A stretch of Panthera uncia isolate 11264 chromosome A1 unlocalized genomic scaffold, Puncia_PCG_1.0 HiC_scaffold_16, whole genome shotgun sequence DNA encodes these proteins:
- the LPAR6 gene encoding lysophosphatidic acid receptor 6, with the protein MVSNNSSQCYYDDSFKYTLYGCMFSMVFVLGLISNCVAIYIFICTLKVRNETTTYMINLAMSDLLFVFTLPFRIFYFATQNWPFGDQLCKISVMLFYTNMYGSILFLTCISVDRFLAIVYPFKSKTLRTKRNAKIVCIAVWLTVIGGSAPAVFFQSTHSQGNNASEACFEKFPEATWKTYLSRIVIFIEIVGFFIPLILNVTCSSMVLRTLNKPVTLSRSKINKTKVLKMIFVHLVIFCFCFVPYNINLILYSLMRTQTFVNCSAVTAVRTMYPITLCIAVSNCCFDPIVYYFTSDTIQNSIKMKNWSTRRSDFRFSEVHSTENFIQHNLQTLKSKIFDHESTI; encoded by the coding sequence ATGGTAAGCAATAACAGCTCCCAATGCTACTATGATGACTCCTTTAAGTACACTTTGTATGGCTGCATGTTTAGTATGGTATTTGTGCTTGGGTTAATATCTAACTGTGTTGCCATATACATTTTCATCTGCACCCTCAAAGTGCGAAATGAAACTACAACATACATGATTAACTTGGCAATGTCAGACTTGCTTTTCGTTTTTACTTTACCCTTCAGGATTTTTTACTTTGCAACCCAGAATTGGCCATTTGGAGATCAACTCTGTAAAATTTCAGTGATGCTATTCTATACCAACATGTATGGAAGCATTCTGTTCTTAACCTGTATTAGTGTCGATCGGTTTCTGGCAATCGTCTACCCATTTAAGTCAAAGACTCTAAGAACCAAACGAAATGCAAAAATCGTGTGTATTGCTGTGTGGCTAACTGTGATAGGAGGAAGTGCACCAGCAGTTTTTTTTCAGTCTACCCACTCTCAGGGTAACAATGCCTCAGAAGCCTGCTTTGAAAAATTTCCAGAAGCCACATGGAAAACGTATCTTTCAAGGATTGTAATTTTCATCGAAATAGTAGGATTTTTTATTCCtctaattttaaatgtaacttgTTCTAGTATGGTGCTAAGAACTTTAAATAAACCTGTTACATTAAGtagaagcaaaataaacaaaactaaagttctaaaaatgatttttgtacATTTGGTCATATTCTGCTTCTGTTTCGTGCCTTACAACATcaatcttattttatattctcttatgAGAACACAAACATTTGTTAATTGCTCAGCAGTGACAGCAGTAAGGACTATGTACCCAATCACTCTCTGCATTGCTGTTTCAAACTGTTGCTTTGACCCTATAGTTTACTACTTCACATCGGACACAATTCagaattcaataaaaatgaaaaactggtcTACTAGGAGAAGTGACTTTAGATTCTCTGAAGTTCACAGCACAGAGAACTTTATTCAACATAACCTACAGACCTTAAAAAGTAAGATATTTGACCATGAATCTACAATATAA